One part of the Megachile rotundata isolate GNS110a chromosome 16, iyMegRotu1, whole genome shotgun sequence genome encodes these proteins:
- the LOC100880045 gene encoding thioredoxin-related transmembrane protein 2 homolog has translation MPFKKDLRLLLKPYYLINILLSISYIVSKRFPIICHYLFAQVECELDGRETEILFFLMIVIMIRTRKTGSVTMINYLSSSFVYTKIANLILWFYADIRMGIIFAIVFILCGLLLPEPTYQGPENVTYLRGANGLQEELYRDTRIIWLVAFYTAWNPACVNFAPIFSELSAEYALENLKFGKVDIGRYPDAGVKYHISDASTSKQLPTLILFKEGKEIERRPYADHKGKLVKFLFSLDNIKATFDLNNIYKDCKKNPIKKKEKKVIKAE, from the exons ATGCCTTTTAAAAAGGATTTGCGGCTTCTGTTGAAGCCTTATTATTTGATAAACATTTTACTCAGCATTTCGTATATTGTCTCGAAACGTTTTCCTATTATATGTCATTATCTGTTTGCACAAGTTGAGTGCGAACTCGATGGA AGGGAAACagagattttattttttcttatgaTTGTCATAATGATAAGGACACGGAAAACTGGAAGTGTCACTATGATAAACTACTTGTCATCCAGTTTTGTGTACACTAAAATTGCCAATCTGATCCTTTGGTTTTACGCGGATATTCGTATGGGAATTATATTTGctattgtatttattt TATGCGGTTTATTACTCCCCGAACCAACGTATCAGGGTCCAGAAAATGTAACTTATTTACGTGGTGCAAACGGATTACAAGAAGAACTGTATCGTGATACTAGAATCATTTGGCTGGTCGCATTTTATACTGCATGGAATCCAGCATGTGTTAATTTTGCACCAATATTCTCTGAACTTTCTGCAGA atatgccttagaaaatttgaaatttggaaaagtagaTATTGGAAGGTACCCGGATGCAGGAGTGAAGTATCATATTAGCGATGCCAGTACTAGTAAACAACTTCCTACCTTAATTCTTTTTAAGGAAGGTAAAGAGATAGAACGACGTCCGTATGCGGATCATAAAGGCAAACtagttaaatttcttttttcattg GATAATATAAAAGCAACATTTGAccttaataatatttacaaagattgtaaaaagaatccaattaagaagaaagagaagaaggtGATAAAAGCTGAATGA
- the LOC100880157 gene encoding N(4)-(Beta-N-acetylglucosaminyl)-L-asparaginase, producing the protein MKFLTAVCLVAHICLTICKEISVSNTSIPLVLITWDYEGATQKAWDVLYHEKRSALDAIEESCSLCEEQRCRKTVGYGGSPDEAGETTLDALIMDGVTMDVGGVGLLRNIKNAISVARKVLHNTKHSLLGGNLATKFAVEMGFKEESLQTEESKKMWEDWKANNCQPNFWKNVLPDPEENCGPYHTMESFMNNKEKEHESYITEENHDTIGVIAIDSNGHIAAGTSTNGARNKIPGRIGDSPIAGAGAYADQSVGAAAATGEGDIMMRFLPSFLAVEEMRRGATPSEAAATAVSRIAEHYPTFTGAVIAINKNGEYGAACNGITRFAHYVANPELKKPTMLYVNCIDFESTKYEVNLLQN; encoded by the exons ATGAAGTTCTTAACAGCTGTTTGCTTGGTTGCTCATATTTGTCTAACAATCTGCAAAGAAATTTCTGTCTCCAATACAAGTATTCCTTTAGTTCTCATTACATGGGATTACGAAGGTGCTACTCAAAAAG caTGGGATGTTCTGTATCATGAAAAGAGAAGCGCTTTAGATGCTATAGAAGAAAGTTGTAGTCTCTGCGAAGAACAAAGATGCAGGAAAACTGTAGGATATGGAGGCAGCCCGGACGAAGCCGGAGAAACTACATTAGATGCTTTAATTATGGACGG TGTTACAATGGATGTTGGAGGAGTGGGTCTTTTAAGGAACATTAAAAATGCAATTTCTGTTGCACGCAAAGTTCTCCATAACACTAAGCATTCTTTACTCGGTGGGAACCTGGCAACAAAATTTGCGGTAGAAATGGGATTCAAAGAAGAATCCTTACAAACCGAAGAGTCTAAAAAAATGTGGGAAGATTGGAAAGCTAACAATTGTCAGCCAAATTTTTGGAAG AATGTATTGCCAGATCCTGAAGAGAATTGTGGTCCGTATCATACTATGGAAAGTTTCATGAATAACAAAGAGAAAGAACACGAATCGTATATAACCGAAGAAAATCACGACACGATCGGAGTTATAGCGATAGATTCGAACGGGCACATAGCGGCTGGTACATCGACAAATGGCGCTAGAAACAAAATTCCTGGTCGTATCGGAGATTCTCCGATTGCAGGCGCAGGTGCTTACGCTGATCAAAGTGTTGGTGCAGCTGCTGCAACCGGTGAAGGCGATATCATGATGCGGTTTTTACCTAG CTTTTTAGCCGTGGAAGAGATGCGACGTGGTGCTACTCCCAGCGAAGCTGCAGCAACAGCTGTCAGTAGAATCGCTGAACATTATCCGACATTTACTGGTGCAGTAATTGCCATAAATAAAAACGGAGAATATGGCGCAGCGTGCAATGGTATTACTCGTTTTGCACATTATGTTGCTAATCCTGAGTTAAAAAAACCAACCATGCTTTATGTAAATTGTATAGATTTTGAAAGTACAAAATATGAAGTTAATTTGCTgcagaattaa
- the LOC105662981 gene encoding protein Red codes for MPETSEEDMGMSVRLTNDDFRKLLMTPRASVPSATPASVPGTVRDASAKTAQTPNISGGSRAELRRKKKSFYAKLKKQEEDKMAELAEKYRDRARERRDGTNQDYQAEDPMNSASAYRAVAPDLKSGMDAAERRRQMIQQSKFLGGDMEHTHLVKGLDYALLQKVRSEIEAKEHEQEQEMEKLVKPKDKIKEKKEGEKKDDEMQFKTKIGRNVYRTVMTMKSKQIERNELFTPGRMAYVIELDDENTDVDIPTTLIRSKADVPTTDNTPTLTTNDIVINKLAQILSYLRQGNRHGKKGKKNKDGRSRPDDMNDMDIAPRPQDESIYGDIGDYVPTIGKKDANPSSREKKKGSYFDKSENTLDTDDKANTPQLPSIAVSNSESNAPKKGALLNKLAAEPEGYAECYPGLDEMQDAIDDSDDEVDYTKMDLGNKKGPIGRWDFDTPEEYSEYMNNKEALPKAAFQYGVKMADGRRTRKYNKEKNEKAELDREWQKIQNIMNKRKPTTMLDGAGEFKVPRY; via the exons ATGCCAGAAACGTCGGAAGAGGACATGGGAATGTCCGTTCGTTTGACGAACGATGATTTTCGAAAATTATTAATGACGCCAAGAGCATCGGTTCCATCCGCTACGCCAGCGTCCGTACCAGGAACGGTTAGAGATGCTAGTGCAAAAACTGCCCAGACACCAAATATCAGCGGTGGCAGTAGAGCAGAGCttcgaaggaaaaagaaaagttTCTACGCTAAATTGAAAAAGCAAGAAGAGGATAAGATGGCAGAATTAGCGGAAAAATATAGGGACAGAGCAAGGGAACGTAGAGACGGCACGAATCAAGATTATCAAGCGGAAGATCCAATGAATAGCGCCAGCGCGTATCGTGCTGTTGCGCCTGATTTGAAATCCGGTATGGACGCTGCCGAACGCAGGAGACAAATGATTCAGCAGTCGAAATTCTTGGGAGGCGACATGGAGCATACTCACTTGGTAAAGGGATTGGATTACGCCCTTCTGCAAAAG GTGAGAAGCGAAATAGAGGCTAAAGAACACGAACAAGAGcaggaaatggagaaattggtGAAACCGAAAGATAAAATTAAAGAGAAGAAGGAGGGAGAAAAGAAGGACGATGAAATGCAATTCAAAACGAAAATAGGACGTAACGTGTACAGAACCGTAATGACAATGAAATCGAAGCAAATCGAAAGAAACGAGTTATTTACACCGGGTCGTATGGCTTACGTGATAGAGCTGGACGACGAGAATACAGACGTAGATATACCGACCACTTTGATCAGAAGCAAAGCGGACGTACCGACCACGGATAACACTCCTACTTTGACGACGAACGATATCGTGATAAACAAATTAGCGCAAATCTTATCGTATTTACGACAAGGCAATCGTCACGggaagaaaggaaagaagaacAAAGACGGACGATCTAGGCCCGACGATATGAACGATATGGATATCGCTCCGAGACCTCAGGACGAAAGTATTTACGGGGATATCGGCGATTACGTTCCAACTATTGGGAAGAAAGATGCGAATCCGTCGTCTCGAGAGAAAAAGAAAGGTTCTTATTTCGACAAATCGGAGAATACTCTGGATACAGACGACAAAGCGAATACTCCGCAATTACCGAGTATAGCAGTTTCGAATTCAGAAAGTAATGCTCCTAAGAAAGGGGCGCTTCTGAATAAATTAGCCGCAGAGCCGGAAGGTTACGCGGAATGCTATCCAGGTTTGGACGAGATGCAGGATGCCATAGACGATTCGGACGACGAAGTAGATTATACCAAGATGGATCTTGGTAACAAGAAAGGCCCTATCGGAAGATGGGACTTTGATACTCCGGAGGAGTACAGCGAATATATGAATAACAAGGAAGCACTGCCGAAAGCGGCATTCCAGTATGGAGTTAAAATGGCCGACGGAAGGAGGACCAGAAAGTACAATAAAGAAAAGAACGAGAAAGCAGAGTTGGACAGAGAATGGCAGAAGATTCAAAATATCATGAATAAGAGGAAACCTACGACGATGTTGGATGGGGCTGGGGAATTTAAAGTACCTAGATATTAA
- the LOC100880272 gene encoding cytosolic 10-formyltetrahydrofolate dehydrogenase encodes MLFLRNFLSLRSYVVNITTMAQLKVAIIGQSPFAAEVYKLLKQNGHQITGVFTIPDKGNREDPLAVTAKADDTPVFKIKSWRSKGVPLPDVLELYKGIEVDLNVLPFCSQFIPMEVINHPRNRSICYHPSLLPRHRGASAINWTLIEGDSTAGFSIFWADDGLDTGPILLQRSCKVEPHDTVDTLYNNFLYPEGIKAMGEAVDLVARGIAPAIPQTEEGATYDPMLNKKELQKIDWSKPAKQIHDFIRGLDSTPGAWTTINDEEVRLFGSSLWNTDQVPAGESQVNVENRSGIVHEGGLLINTVDDRFVNVERIKIGTRTIPASKYGQKCEDTVIQFTEEELKMVDTVRDIWNSILNTEIDDETDFFACGGGSMDVVRLVEEVKDNLGVSLQNIDVFMNPEFVRFVTAVVLAARGISASKEIKYDAVELQANNMNVKFPKQLFIDGKFVNGGGKPIDTVNPHDETVICSVECASVEDVDRAVKAAKAAFEQGEWSKISARERGALLFELADLMEKHKEELATIESLDSGAVYTLALKTHVGMSIETWRYFAGWCDKIQGSTIPISHARPNRNLSFTRKEPVGVCGLVTPWNYPLMMLSWKMAACLAAGNTVVMKPAQASPLTALKFAELTALAGFPPGVVNIVPGNGSVTGNAICEHPMIRKLGFTGSTQIGQSIMRSCADSNLKKVSLELGGKSPLVIFEDADIQQAVRLGMSSVFFNKGENCIAAGRLFVEERIHDEFVRKIIEETKKISIGNPLDRRTAHGPQNHKAHLDKLVDFVNRGVKEGAKLVYGGNRLDRPGWYFEPTIFTDVEDDMYIAKEESFGPIMVISKFSSKNMEQVIARANNTEYGLASGVLTKDISRALRFAEKIEAGTVFVNTYNKTDVAAPFGGFKMSGFGKDLGQEALNEYLKTKTVTIEY; translated from the exons ATGCTATTTCTTCGAAACTTTCTCTCGTTGCGTTCCTACGTCGTCAATATC ACGACAATGGCGCAACTGAAAGTAGCTATAATCGGTCAGAGCCCGTTCGCGGCCGAAGTTTACAAGCTACTCAAGCAAAATGGTCATCAGATCACGGGAGTGTTCACTATTCCCGATAAAGGAAATCGAGAGGATCCTCTAG CCGTGACGGCGAAAGCTGACGACACCCCGGTCTTCAAAATCAAATCGTGGAGGAGCAAGGGTGTACCATTGCCGGACGTGTTGGAACTTTACAAAGGGATAGAGGTCGACTTGAACGTCCTTCCATTCTGCAGTCAATTTATTCCCATGGAGGTGATCAATCATCCTCGCAATCGCAGCATATGCTACCATCCGTCACTGTTGCCCAGGCATCGTGGCGCGAGCGCCATAAACTG GACTCTGATCGAAGGAGACTCGACCGCGGGATTCTCGATCTTCTGGGCCGACGATGGTCTCGACACCGGTCCAATCTTGTTGCAAAGATCTTGCAAAGTGGAACCGCACGACACCGTGGACACGCTCTACAACAATTTCCTCTATCCCGAAGGAATCAAAGCCATGGGGGAAGCCGTAGACCTCGTGGCTCGGGGAATAGCGCCCGCCATTCCTCAGACGGAGGAAGGAGCCACTTACGATCCCATGTTGAACAAGAAAGAGCTTCAAAAGATCGACTGGTCCAAGCCTGCTAAGCAGATTCACGATTTCATCCGTGGCCTCGACAGCACTCCAGGAGCCTGGACCACTATCAACGACGAGGAAGTCCGTCTGTTCGGGTCTAGCCTGTGGAACACCGATCAGGTTCCTGCCGGCGAGAGCCAGGTCAACGTCGAAAACAGATCGGGCATCGTTCACGAAGGTGGACTATTGATCAACACCGTCGACGATCGGTTCGTCAACGTGGAGAGAATTAAAATCGGAACGAGGACGATTCCTGCCAGCAAATATGGTCAGAAATGCGAGGATACGGTGATCCAGTTTACGGAGGAGGAACTGAAGATGGTCGATACCGTTAGGGACATCTGGAACAGCATCTTAAACACGGAAATCGACGACGAGACCGATTTCTTCGCGTGCG GAGGTGGAAGCATGGACGTTGTCAGGCTGGTCGAAGAAGTGAAAGACAATCTAGGAGTCAGCTTGCAAAACATAGACGTATTCATGAATCCGGAATTCGTTCGATTCGTGACCGCGGTAGTCCTAGCAGCCAGGGGAATCTCCGCTTCCAAGGAGATCAAATACGATGCCGTAGAGTTGCAAGCGAACAATATGAACGTCAAGTTTCCGAAGCAATTATTCATCGATGGAAAGTTCGTGAACGGCGGTGGAAAACCCATCGATACCGTGAATCCTCACGACGAAACCGTCATCTGTTCCGTAGAGTGTGCTTCCGTGGAAGACGTGGACAGAGCAGTGAAAGCCGCCAAGGCGGCGTTCGAACAGGGCGAATGGAGCAAGATCAGCGCGAGGGAACGAGGTGCTCTTCTATTCGA GCTGGCAGATTTGATGGAAAAACACAAGGAAGAGCTGGCTACGATAGAGAGCTTGGATTCGGGTGCTGTATACACGTTAGCCTTGAAAACTCACGTAGGAATGTCTATAGAGACCTGGAGGTACTTTGCTGGTTGGTGCGACAAAATTCAAGGCTCCACTATACCGATATCGCATGCCAGACCAAACCGTAATCTATCTTTCACGAGAAAGGAACCTGTCGGAGTGTGTGGTCTGGTCACGCCCTGGAATTACCCTCTAATGATGCTCTCGTGGAAGATGGCAGCTTGCTTGGCAGCAGGCAACACCGTCGTCATGAAACCTGCTCAAGCCTCGCCTTTAACCGCCCTGAAATTCGCGGAGTTGACCGCGTTGGCTGGTTTTCCTCCGGGAGTGGTGAACATCGTACCAGGCAACGGTTCCGTTACAGGAAACGCTATATGCGAACATCCGATGATCAGGAAGCTTGGATTCACAGGCTCCACGCAAATTGGTCAGTCCATAATGAGATCCTGCGCCGACAGTAACTTGAAAAAGGTCTCTCTGGAGTTGGGCGGCAAAAGTCCCCTCGTCATATTCGAGGACGCTGACATTCAGCAGGCAGTTAGGCTCGGTATGAGCAGCGTCTTCTTCAACAAGGGTGAAAACTGCATCGCTGCCG GTCGATTGTTCGTGGAAGAGAGGATACACGACGAATTCGTGAGAAAGATAATCGAGGAAACGAAGAAAATTTCCATCGGTAACCCGCTGGACAGAAGAACGGCGCACggaccacaaaatcacaaggcTCATCTGGACAAGTTGGTGGATTTCGTGAATCGTGGCGTGAAAGAAGGAGCTAAGTTAGTTTACGGTGGCAACAGACTGGATCGTCCTGGCTGGTACTTTGAACCAACGATATTCACGGACGTCGAAGACGATATGTACATAGCGAAAGAAGAATCGTTCGGTCCGATAATGGTCATCTCGAAGTTCAGCTCGAAGAATATGGAGCAAGTGATCGCCAGGGCTAATAATACGGAATACGGTTTAGCTTCCGGCGTCTTGACCAAAGATATTAGCAGAGCATTGAGATTCGCGGAGAAAATCGAGGCTGGCACCGTGTTCGTCAACACTTATAACAAGACAGACGTCGCTGCACCGTTCGGTGGTTTCAAGATGTCCGGCTTCGGCAAGGATTTGGGTCAGGAAGCTTTGAACGAGTACCTGAAGACGAAGACCGTTACTATAGAATACTAG